The following coding sequences lie in one Flavobacterium cyclinae genomic window:
- a CDS encoding GLPGLI family protein: protein MKKLLFASILLISSFVNAQDFQGVAVYESKTSTSEFMKGMSGNREITPEMQKQIEERMKKMFEKTFILNFNKTASIYKEEEKLDAPGQQGGRMMMSVMGGGGTHYKNTKNQQFIVDKEFFGKEFLIKDSLPKYNWVLGSESKMIGDYFCFKATAVVNASESDFRNFRFRNRNNEKEDDKKSETVKDSTSAKKTNFTDDWELPKENTITAWYCPEIPINQGPENYWGLPGLILEVNDGKTVILCSKLVLNSKEKVEIKPASKGKEVTQQEYDEIVKKKIEEMREMNSGPGGGNRMQFRMGR, encoded by the coding sequence ATGAAAAAATTATTATTTGCATCAATATTACTTATCTCGAGTTTTGTAAACGCCCAAGATTTTCAAGGTGTAGCTGTTTATGAGTCTAAAACGAGTACTTCAGAATTCATGAAAGGTATGAGTGGTAATCGCGAAATTACACCTGAAATGCAAAAGCAAATTGAGGAACGAATGAAAAAAATGTTTGAGAAAACATTTATTCTAAATTTCAATAAAACAGCTTCAATCTACAAAGAAGAAGAAAAATTAGATGCTCCAGGCCAACAAGGAGGTAGAATGATGATGTCTGTAATGGGTGGCGGTGGAACTCATTACAAAAATACTAAAAATCAACAGTTTATTGTAGATAAAGAGTTTTTTGGGAAAGAATTTTTAATTAAAGATTCGCTTCCTAAATACAATTGGGTTTTAGGTAGTGAGTCAAAAATGATTGGAGATTATTTTTGTTTTAAAGCAACTGCAGTAGTGAATGCAAGTGAGTCTGATTTTAGAAATTTTAGATTTAGAAATAGAAATAATGAAAAAGAAGATGATAAAAAATCTGAAACGGTAAAAGATTCTACAAGTGCAAAAAAGACCAACTTTACAGATGATTGGGAGTTGCCAAAAGAGAACACTATTACCGCTTGGTATTGTCCTGAAATTCCAATCAATCAAGGACCTGAGAATTACTGGGGTTTACCTGGTTTAATTTTAGAAGTTAATGATGGTAAGACTGTAATTTTATGTTCGAAATTAGTATTGAATTCTAAAGAAAAAGTAGAAATAAAACCAGCTTCTAAAGGAAAAGAGGTTACCCAACAAGAATATGACGAAATCGTAAAAAAGAAAATTGAAGAAATGCGTGAAATGAATTCTGGACCAGGAGGAGGAAATCGTATGCAATTTAGAATGGGTAGATAA
- a CDS encoding alpha/beta fold hydrolase, with product MSKIQKIVFQNVTLQNGVLQAKVILSYQLFGQPVGSAPLVVVNHALTGNSQVIGENGWWQSLIGEDKIIDTKKYAVLAFNIPGNGYQDAENLIENYQDFTTYDIANLFWKGIDSFKVNQVFAIIGGSLGGAIAWEMATIRPKAIANLIPVATNWKASDWLIGNVLIQDLILNNSKNPIHDARIHAMLLYRTPESLQEKFQTKLQNSEGLFQVESWLLHHGEKLQNRFQLSAYKLMNHLLKTTDIFKNKSKSEVITNIKSNIHLISVDTDYFFTANEIKNAFQEIKNYKNNAFYHEIKSIHGHDAFLIEFEQLNNILKPIFN from the coding sequence ATGAGTAAAATTCAAAAAATAGTATTCCAAAATGTTACATTGCAAAATGGAGTACTTCAAGCAAAAGTGATTTTGTCCTATCAATTGTTTGGGCAACCTGTTGGTTCAGCTCCTTTGGTAGTGGTGAATCATGCTTTGACAGGAAATTCGCAAGTTATTGGAGAAAACGGTTGGTGGCAATCGTTAATTGGTGAGGATAAAATTATTGATACCAAAAAATATGCAGTTTTAGCTTTCAATATTCCTGGAAACGGTTATCAAGATGCAGAAAATTTGATTGAAAATTATCAAGATTTCACCACTTATGATATTGCTAATTTATTTTGGAAAGGAATCGATTCGTTTAAAGTGAATCAAGTTTTTGCGATAATTGGTGGAAGTCTAGGCGGAGCAATTGCTTGGGAAATGGCAACGATTCGACCAAAGGCAATTGCAAATTTAATTCCGGTAGCTACAAATTGGAAAGCTTCTGATTGGTTGATTGGAAATGTGTTAATTCAAGATTTGATTCTGAATAATTCCAAAAATCCAATTCACGATGCACGAATTCACGCCATGTTATTGTATCGAACACCTGAATCACTACAAGAAAAATTCCAGACCAAATTGCAAAACTCGGAAGGATTGTTTCAAGTGGAAAGTTGGTTGTTGCATCATGGAGAAAAATTGCAAAATCGTTTTCAACTTTCGGCTTACAAACTTATGAATCATTTATTGAAAACTACTGATATTTTTAAAAACAAAAGTAAGTCAGAAGTTATTACAAACATTAAATCTAACATACATTTAATAAGTGTGGATACCGATTACTTTTTTACGGCAAACGAAATTAAAAACGCTTTTCAGGAAATCAAAAACTACAAAAACAATGCGTTTTATCACGAAATCAAATCCATTCACGGACACGATGCTTTCTTGATAGAATTTGAACAACTAAACAACATACTAAAACCTATATTTAATTAG
- the metK gene encoding methionine adenosyltransferase: MAYLFTSESVSEGHPDKVADQISDALIDNFLAFDPESKVACETLVTTGQVILAGEVKSNTYLDVQTIARDVIKKIGYTKSEYMFEANSCGVLSAIHEQSADINQGVDRASKEEQGAGDQGMMFGYATNETAEFMPLALKLSHQILQELADLRRENNEITYLRPDAKSQVTLEYSDDNKPVRIDAIVVSTQHDDFADEPTMLAKIKKDIIEILIPRVIAKNPQYAHLFNDAIKYHINPTGKFVIGGPHGDTGLTGRKIIVDTYGGKGAHGGGAFSGKDPSKVDRSAAYATRHIAKNLVAAGVADEILVQVSYAIGVAQPTSINVNTYGTAKVNLTDGEISKVVEGIFDMRPYFIEQRLKLRNPIYSETAAYGHMGRTPETVTKTFKSPDGQEKTMTVELFTWEKLDFVDQVKAAFKI, encoded by the coding sequence ATGGCTTATTTATTTACGTCAGAATCAGTGAGTGAAGGACATCCTGACAAAGTTGCGGATCAAATTTCAGACGCATTAATTGATAACTTTTTAGCATTTGACCCTGAGTCAAAAGTAGCTTGTGAAACATTAGTTACTACAGGTCAGGTAATTTTAGCTGGAGAAGTAAAATCAAATACTTATTTAGATGTACAAACTATCGCAAGAGATGTAATCAAGAAAATTGGTTACACGAAAAGTGAATATATGTTCGAAGCAAATTCTTGTGGAGTTTTATCTGCTATTCACGAACAATCTGCAGATATTAATCAAGGTGTGGATAGAGCTAGTAAAGAAGAGCAAGGAGCTGGTGATCAAGGAATGATGTTTGGTTATGCTACGAATGAAACTGCTGAATTCATGCCGTTAGCATTAAAATTATCACACCAAATTCTTCAAGAATTAGCGGATTTAAGAAGAGAAAACAACGAAATTACTTACTTACGTCCAGATGCGAAATCTCAGGTTACTTTAGAATATTCTGACGATAATAAACCTGTTAGAATTGATGCTATTGTAGTTTCAACACAACATGATGATTTTGCTGATGAGCCAACAATGTTAGCAAAAATCAAAAAAGATATTATTGAGATTTTGATTCCAAGAGTGATTGCTAAAAATCCTCAATATGCTCATTTATTTAATGATGCTATCAAATACCACATTAACCCAACAGGAAAATTCGTAATTGGAGGTCCTCATGGAGATACTGGCTTAACAGGAAGAAAAATTATCGTAGATACTTACGGTGGTAAAGGAGCTCACGGTGGTGGTGCATTCTCTGGAAAAGACCCATCTAAAGTAGACCGTTCTGCTGCTTATGCTACTCGTCATATTGCTAAAAACTTAGTTGCTGCTGGTGTAGCTGACGAAATTTTAGTTCAAGTTTCTTATGCAATTGGTGTAGCGCAACCTACATCAATCAACGTAAATACTTACGGAACTGCAAAAGTAAACTTAACAGACGGAGAAATTAGTAAAGTAGTAGAAGGCATTTTCGATATGCGTCCGTACTTCATTGAACAACGTTTAAAATTAAGAAATCCTATTTACAGTGAAACTGCCGCTTACGGACACATGGGAAGAACACCTGAAACAGTAACCAAAACATTCAAATCTCCTGATGGTCAAGAAAAAACCATGACAGTTGAATTATTTACATGGGAAAAATTAGATTTTGTTGATCAAGTAAAAGCTGCTTTTAAGATTTAA
- a CDS encoding RDD family protein, giving the protein MKNKITIVTIIYCLLSIPIYFLDFESIVKNNTEYLIHILNFFNSIRFDFLLFENELEIPLDEEGSYRIIPLNSIIFTLILLVGSLLYFVSNEKKTRLLRLSLLFFFIAKSVHLFFLLFNITEIVKKDILLMLYYIFIDIFWIFLTYKALVYLNSTKELIPVEIDLVEPEYKTNATERVSAREIMNQSFEKKATPLPFKKASLGDRFLNYVLDTFFVILIFSPYIFGLAKSRAYRDSINELGAEIGENVVFLLFIAIARIIYYLLSEGIFHVSPAKALTETKVLSSSEQQLSFTTIVGRTFVRLIPFEAFSFFGKNGWHDELSNTTVVKNKQDEKTKVLSILFLLAIFIASIINGIWDKF; this is encoded by the coding sequence ATGAAAAACAAAATTACAATTGTTACCATTATTTATTGCCTATTAAGTATTCCTATTTACTTTTTAGATTTTGAATCTATTGTCAAAAACAATACAGAATACCTTATTCACATTTTAAATTTTTTCAATTCAATACGATTTGATTTTTTACTTTTTGAAAACGAATTAGAAATTCCATTAGACGAAGAAGGAAGTTACCGAATTATCCCACTAAACAGTATCATTTTTACACTTATTTTATTAGTTGGAAGTTTATTATACTTTGTTAGTAACGAAAAGAAAACTCGTTTACTACGTTTGTCATTGCTTTTTTTCTTTATAGCAAAATCAGTTCACCTATTTTTTCTACTGTTCAACATTACAGAAATAGTAAAAAAAGATATTCTTTTAATGCTATATTATATTTTCATAGACATCTTTTGGATTTTCTTAACGTACAAAGCACTTGTATATTTAAATTCAACAAAAGAATTAATACCTGTTGAAATAGATTTAGTAGAACCTGAATATAAAACAAATGCAACCGAAAGAGTTAGTGCTAGAGAAATAATGAATCAATCCTTTGAGAAAAAAGCAACACCATTACCTTTTAAAAAAGCAAGTTTAGGGGATCGTTTTTTAAACTATGTACTTGACACTTTTTTTGTCATTTTAATTTTTTCACCATATATTTTTGGATTGGCAAAAAGCAGAGCATACCGAGATTCCATTAATGAATTAGGTGCTGAAATTGGCGAAAATGTTGTTTTTCTTCTTTTTATAGCAATTGCTAGAATTATCTATTATTTATTAAGTGAAGGAATATTCCACGTTTCACCTGCAAAAGCTTTAACCGAAACAAAGGTTTTGTCTTCTTCAGAGCAACAGCTTAGTTTTACAACAATTGTAGGAAGAACTTTTGTTAGATTGATTCCTTTTGAAGCTTTTAGTTTTTTTGGCAAAAATGGTTGGCATGATGAATTATCAAACACCACAGTAGTTAAAAACAAGCAAGATGAAAAAACAAAAGTTTTATCTATTTTATTTTTATTAGCCATTTTTATAGCTTCTATAATAAATGGAATTTGGGATAAATTTTAA
- the thrA gene encoding bifunctional aspartate kinase/homoserine dehydrogenase I, translating to MKILKFGGKSLANGEGLQKVVQTIAQKYFNNEPIAVVVSARGNATDELVILLKKAQANINFQADFEQFKKYQLEGLKENIFEEEFSVLQKLLEGVSLLGDYSEKIKDQVISYGEILSAKYVAYVLNENSIKAQFTDSRQLIKTDTNFGNAQPIDAVSKRNVLDYFEKNTDKVNIVTGFIGSTLHNETTTLGRNGSNYTASLLANYLNAEEFQNYTHVDGIFTANPDLVADAKKIERLSFNEANELANFGAQILHAKTIIPLVEKNIPLRILNTFNPENDGTLITSEQTNEGIKSLSVLTNVSLINLEGRGLLGKTGVDARIFRVMAENDISVSIISQGSSERGIGLVVSSDKASKALVGLEKEFETDFYTKDVNKISVNDNIAVISIIGQDLTNFHKPYTALIRNKITPILLNNTVTGRNISLVISQDEFKRALNVIHGEIFGVAKKINIAIFGHGTVGGTLISQILESAKNIEKRKGIKLNVFAIANSKKVLLNKFGISENWKATLEDKGQEYKLEDIIAYAKEHHLENLIAIDNTASSTFIENYISLAENSFDLISSNKVANTVSYDFYKKLRKVLKDNQKEYLYETNVGAGLPLIDTIKLLHLSGENITKIKGVFSGTLSYLFNNFSIEDKKFSEVLKEAIDKGFTEPDPREDLNGNDVGRKLLILARELDLQNEFEEIQIQNLIPEALREGSATDFLERLSELDGIYQNIKGAQGPNEVLRYIGELSGDLQQDKGKLEVKLISVPANSALGSLKGSDSIFEIYTESYGEQPIVIQGAGAGASVTARGVFGDILRLSEKKL from the coding sequence ATGAAAATATTAAAATTTGGAGGAAAATCATTAGCAAACGGAGAAGGATTGCAAAAAGTAGTGCAAACGATTGCTCAAAAATATTTCAATAACGAACCCATTGCAGTTGTAGTTTCGGCAAGAGGAAACGCAACAGACGAATTGGTAATTTTACTAAAAAAGGCGCAAGCCAACATCAATTTTCAAGCGGATTTTGAGCAATTTAAAAAATACCAATTAGAAGGCTTGAAAGAAAATATCTTCGAAGAAGAATTTTCGGTTTTGCAGAAATTGTTAGAAGGCGTTTCGCTTTTAGGAGATTATAGCGAAAAAATTAAAGATCAAGTCATATCGTATGGCGAAATTCTATCGGCAAAATATGTCGCTTATGTTTTAAACGAAAACAGTATCAAAGCACAATTCACCGATTCTCGTCAATTAATAAAAACCGATACTAATTTCGGAAATGCGCAACCAATTGACGCAGTTTCAAAGCGAAATGTATTGGATTATTTCGAGAAAAATACGGATAAAGTCAATATTGTAACAGGTTTTATTGGTTCAACGTTGCACAATGAAACTACGACTTTGGGAAGAAATGGAAGTAATTACACCGCTTCATTATTGGCGAATTACTTAAATGCTGAAGAATTTCAAAATTATACACACGTTGACGGAATTTTCACTGCCAACCCAGATTTAGTAGCTGATGCAAAAAAAATTGAGCGTTTGTCTTTTAATGAAGCGAATGAGTTGGCAAACTTCGGGGCGCAAATTTTACATGCCAAAACCATTATTCCATTAGTGGAGAAAAATATTCCATTACGCATTTTAAACACGTTCAATCCTGAAAATGATGGAACTTTAATCACTTCCGAACAAACCAATGAAGGCATCAAATCGCTTTCGGTTTTGACGAATGTTTCGCTGATTAATTTAGAAGGAAGAGGTTTGTTAGGAAAAACAGGGGTTGATGCAAGAATTTTCCGTGTGATGGCTGAAAATGATATTAGTGTTAGTATCATTTCTCAAGGTTCTTCAGAAAGAGGAATTGGTTTAGTGGTGAGTTCTGACAAGGCTTCCAAAGCTTTAGTGGGTTTAGAAAAAGAATTTGAAACCGATTTTTACACGAAAGATGTCAATAAGATTTCGGTAAACGATAACATTGCGGTGATTTCGATTATAGGACAAGATTTAACGAATTTCCATAAACCCTACACGGCTTTAATTCGAAATAAAATCACCCCAATTCTGTTGAATAATACGGTTACAGGAAGAAATATCAGTTTGGTAATAAGTCAAGATGAATTCAAACGTGCTTTAAATGTAATTCACGGCGAAATTTTTGGTGTAGCGAAAAAAATTAACATCGCCATTTTCGGTCATGGAACGGTTGGCGGAACTCTGATTTCCCAAATTTTAGAATCGGCAAAAAACATCGAAAAGAGAAAAGGAATCAAGTTGAATGTATTTGCTATTGCTAATTCAAAGAAAGTGTTGTTGAATAAATTCGGAATTAGCGAAAATTGGAAAGCTACATTGGAAGATAAAGGGCAAGAATATAAATTGGAAGATATAATTGCATATGCAAAAGAACATCATTTGGAAAATTTAATCGCAATTGACAACACCGCTAGTTCGACTTTCATTGAAAATTACATTTCATTAGCGGAAAATAGTTTCGATTTGATTTCTTCCAATAAAGTTGCAAATACAGTAAGTTATGATTTCTATAAAAAACTGCGAAAAGTATTAAAAGATAACCAAAAAGAATATTTGTACGAAACCAATGTAGGTGCAGGATTGCCTTTAATTGATACAATAAAATTACTGCATTTATCAGGTGAAAATATCACCAAAATAAAAGGTGTTTTCTCTGGAACTTTGAGTTATTTGTTCAATAATTTTTCGATAGAAGACAAAAAATTCAGCGAAGTTTTAAAAGAAGCCATCGACAAAGGTTTCACAGAACCTGATCCAAGAGAAGATTTAAACGGAAACGATGTGGGTCGAAAATTATTAATCTTAGCCCGCGAATTAGATTTACAAAACGAATTCGAAGAAATCCAAATTCAAAACCTAATTCCAGAAGCTTTACGTGAAGGAAGCGCAACTGATTTTCTAGAGCGTTTATCAGAATTAGACGGAATTTACCAAAACATCAAAGGTGCCCAAGGGCCAAATGAAGTGTTGCGTTACATAGGTGAACTATCTGGTGATTTGCAACAAGACAAAGGGAAATTGGAAGTGAAATTAATCTCTGTTCCAGCCAATTCTGCTTTAGGTTCGTTAAAAGGTTCGGATTCTATTTTCGAAATATACACCGAATCTTATGGAGAACAACCTATCGTAATTCAAGGCGCTGGCGCTGGCGCTTCGGTAACTGCAAGAGGTGTTTTTGGAGATATTTTACGTTTATCCGAAAAAAAATTATAA
- a CDS encoding O-acetylhomoserine aminocarboxypropyltransferase/cysteine synthase family protein: MSTNKFATNALHAGHDTTKNAGTRAVPIYQTTSYVFNNSDHAANLFGLAEAGFIYTRLNNPTNDILEQRLAKLEGGIGAVVTASGTAAISTALLTLIKSGDHIVASNSLYGGTYNLLNVTLPRLGITTTFVDPSNPENFLNAAQENTRVFFAESLGNPKLDVLDLKAISKAAQTYKVPFIVDNTVATPFLLNPIEHGANIVIHSLTKYIGGNGTSLGGVIIDAGNFDWSNGKFPEFTEPSAGYHGLKYYEVLGAASFIAKVRIEGLRDLGASLSPFNAFQIIQGLETLAIRIKKHSENALELAKWLQKRPEVAWVNYPGLISSKYYDLAQEYLPEGQSGIVTFGLKGGYEAAKKVADETQFFSLLANIGDTKSLIIHPASTTHQQLSEEQQITTGVTKDLIRLSVGLEDIEDLKADLQSVFEKLPVQNLV; this comes from the coding sequence ATGAGCACAAATAAATTTGCAACAAACGCTTTACACGCAGGACACGATACAACTAAAAACGCAGGAACAAGAGCTGTTCCAATTTACCAAACCACATCATATGTTTTCAATAACTCAGATCACGCAGCCAATCTTTTTGGTTTAGCCGAAGCTGGGTTTATTTACACACGATTAAATAACCCAACAAATGATATTCTAGAACAACGCTTAGCCAAATTAGAAGGCGGAATTGGAGCTGTCGTAACCGCTTCAGGAACAGCAGCCATCTCAACTGCTTTATTGACGTTGATAAAATCTGGCGACCATATCGTGGCTTCTAACAGTTTATATGGTGGAACTTACAATTTATTAAATGTGACTTTGCCAAGATTAGGCATCACAACAACATTCGTAGATCCATCAAATCCTGAAAATTTCTTAAATGCAGCTCAAGAAAATACCCGAGTGTTCTTCGCTGAAAGTTTAGGAAATCCAAAATTAGATGTACTCGATTTAAAAGCCATTTCTAAAGCAGCACAAACCTACAAAGTGCCTTTTATTGTGGATAACACAGTGGCAACACCCTTTTTGCTAAACCCAATCGAACACGGAGCTAACATCGTAATTCATTCGTTAACCAAATACATCGGTGGAAACGGAACTTCGCTTGGAGGTGTTATCATCGATGCAGGAAATTTTGATTGGAGCAACGGAAAATTCCCTGAATTTACAGAACCTTCAGCGGGTTATCACGGATTAAAATATTATGAAGTGTTAGGTGCAGCTTCGTTCATCGCAAAAGTTAGAATCGAAGGTTTACGTGATTTAGGTGCTTCGTTAAGTCCATTCAACGCATTTCAAATTATTCAAGGTTTAGAAACATTGGCTATTCGAATCAAAAAGCACAGTGAAAATGCATTAGAATTAGCCAAATGGTTGCAAAAACGTCCAGAAGTAGCTTGGGTAAATTATCCAGGATTAATTTCTTCAAAATATTATGATTTAGCTCAAGAATATTTGCCAGAAGGACAAAGTGGTATCGTAACTTTCGGGTTAAAAGGCGGTTATGAGGCGGCTAAAAAAGTTGCGGATGAAACCCAATTTTTCTCATTGTTGGCGAATATTGGTGATACAAAATCATTAATCATTCATCCAGCAAGTACTACGCACCAACAATTGTCAGAAGAACAACAAATTACAACCGGAGTAACGAAAGATTTAATTCGTTTATCTGTTGGTTTAGAAGATATTGAAGACTTGAAAGCCGATTTACAAAGTGTTTTCGAAAAATTGCCAGTTCAAAATTTAGTTTAG
- a CDS encoding TonB-dependent receptor, with the protein MKKIFLLLVMALTTSAFSQNIRFEGTVKDTTGVALEMANVMAINQQTKAMDAYAITNETGKFVLSLKSSATYTIKVSYIGFQTYEKTVTTGTSNMTFPVVLKEGTQLKEVEIVHEMPVSVSGDTIIYNSDSFTNGTERKLEDVLKKLPGVEVNKDGEIEVEGKKVQKVMVEGKDFFDGDTKLATKNIPADALDKIQVLRNYNEVSNLKGLENNEESIALNIKLKEGKKNFWFGDMNAGIGVGMEDTRFIVNPKLFYYNPKYSLNVIANVNNIGELPLTAQDYFKFTGGFKNMMRKGGSSFNVSSNDLGILGLRNNQAANIESTFGAANFSFNPSKAWTLSGFGILLGNKTEIENTTISNRIDNLPDGSSQTISETREDYTKQDSKQILLKLSSSYVPSEKAHFDYDALVKFSDQKESTSVFSSLLSDIYTGKEQNPFSVNQNLNYYYTLNDKHVFAFEMQHLYQNEDPFYNANLETLPFAPLLTGYINEGVGVRDDISQKRFVQTNKLDTKFDYYYMLTPKSNINLTLGNTYSYQNFDSSIFQLLNNGTQNNLTDPTTINDVNYAFNDVFLGVHYKFLLGKFTFNPGFSVHQFNMNDEQLGTSNKQSFNRILPDVYALWQIKKSETLTYNYSLTNNFTDINRLAQGYVFSNYNSLFSGNRYLENSTSQVHTLRYFKYNMFNFENIFANITYTRQLDAIKNRALLLGVNQISSSENMNSNFPDETFSANGNYGRSFARYYKANFRAGFNWSKNNNIRVYPDTDTDPSNNPTEIQTIESYSQSYNLSFSTNYKTLPNLTLGYNFSINDNFSDVIYIDSPTLTLEYYFLDAFSFVSEYSYFHNRNKTKTIDSEYDFLTASLMYQKKGSKWEWKLSGTNLLDTKSLDTNSFSQLGGTSSFSSYRVQPRFVILSLKYTL; encoded by the coding sequence ATGAAGAAAATATTTTTATTATTAGTTATGGCACTTACAACAAGTGCCTTTTCTCAAAATATACGTTTCGAAGGAACTGTTAAAGATACAACTGGAGTGGCTTTAGAAATGGCTAATGTTATGGCTATTAATCAGCAAACTAAAGCAATGGATGCATACGCTATTACTAATGAAACGGGTAAATTTGTTTTGAGTTTAAAGTCTAGTGCAACGTATACTATTAAAGTTAGTTACATTGGGTTTCAAACATATGAAAAAACAGTTACAACCGGTACTTCAAATATGACTTTTCCTGTGGTTTTAAAAGAAGGAACACAGTTAAAAGAGGTGGAAATTGTTCACGAAATGCCAGTTAGCGTTTCGGGAGATACCATCATTTATAATTCCGATTCTTTTACAAATGGTACGGAAAGAAAATTGGAAGATGTACTTAAAAAATTGCCTGGTGTAGAAGTTAATAAAGATGGGGAAATTGAAGTAGAAGGTAAAAAAGTTCAAAAAGTAATGGTGGAAGGAAAAGACTTTTTTGATGGCGACACGAAGTTAGCTACTAAAAACATTCCAGCTGATGCTTTAGATAAAATCCAAGTTTTAAGAAATTACAACGAAGTTTCTAATTTAAAAGGACTAGAAAACAACGAAGAAAGTATTGCTTTAAATATCAAATTAAAAGAAGGTAAAAAGAATTTTTGGTTTGGTGATATGAATGCAGGTATTGGAGTTGGGATGGAAGATACTCGCTTCATTGTGAATCCAAAGTTGTTTTATTATAACCCAAAATACAGTTTAAATGTAATTGCTAATGTGAATAATATTGGCGAATTACCCTTAACGGCTCAAGATTATTTCAAGTTTACTGGAGGTTTTAAAAATATGATGCGTAAAGGCGGATCTTCTTTTAATGTGTCTTCAAATGATTTAGGAATTTTAGGACTTCGCAACAATCAAGCGGCAAATATTGAGTCAACTTTTGGAGCCGCTAATTTCAGTTTTAATCCTTCAAAAGCATGGACTTTAAGTGGATTCGGAATTTTACTTGGGAATAAAACGGAAATAGAAAACACGACCATTTCAAATCGTATTGATAATTTACCTGATGGCTCTTCTCAAACTATTTCTGAAACTAGAGAAGATTATACAAAGCAAGATAGTAAACAGATTTTACTTAAATTAAGTTCAAGTTATGTGCCTTCTGAAAAAGCACATTTTGATTACGATGCTTTAGTTAAATTTTCTGATCAAAAAGAAAGTACTAGTGTTTTTTCAAGTTTATTGTCTGATATCTACACTGGAAAAGAACAAAATCCATTTTCAGTAAATCAAAATTTAAATTACTATTACACATTAAATGATAAGCATGTGTTTGCGTTTGAAATGCAACATTTATATCAAAATGAAGATCCTTTTTATAATGCTAATTTAGAAACGTTGCCTTTTGCGCCTTTGTTAACGGGTTATATAAATGAAGGAGTTGGAGTTAGAGATGATATTTCACAAAAAAGATTTGTTCAAACTAATAAACTAGATACTAAGTTTGATTATTATTACATGTTAACTCCAAAAAGTAATATCAATTTGACTTTAGGAAATACGTATTCATATCAAAATTTTGATTCATCTATTTTTCAATTGCTGAATAATGGAACTCAAAATAATTTAACTGATCCAACAACTATTAATGATGTTAATTATGCGTTTAATGATGTGTTTTTAGGAGTTCATTATAAATTTTTGTTAGGTAAGTTTACATTTAATCCTGGATTTAGTGTGCATCAATTCAACATGAATGATGAGCAATTAGGAACTTCAAATAAACAATCTTTCAATAGAATTTTGCCAGATGTGTATGCTTTGTGGCAAATTAAAAAATCAGAAACTTTAACTTATAACTATTCGTTAACCAATAATTTTACTGATATTAATAGGTTAGCCCAAGGTTATGTGTTTTCAAACTATAACAGTTTGTTTAGCGGAAATCGTTATTTAGAAAACTCAACTTCTCAAGTTCATACATTGCGTTATTTTAAATATAACATGTTTAATTTTGAGAATATTTTTGCTAATATAACGTATACAAGACAATTAGATGCAATAAAAAATAGAGCTTTGTTATTAGGAGTAAATCAAATTTCTTCATCTGAAAATATGAATTCTAATTTTCCTGATGAAACTTTTTCTGCAAATGGAAATTATGGTCGCTCATTTGCAAGATATTACAAGGCGAATTTTAGAGCAGGTTTTAATTGGTCTAAGAACAATAACATACGTGTTTATCCAGATACAGATACTGATCCAAGTAATAACCCAACAGAAATTCAAACAATTGAATCGTACTCTCAAAGTTATAACTTGAGTTTTTCTACTAATTATAAAACGTTACCTAATTTAACTTTGGGATATAATTTTTCTATAAATGATAACTTTTCAGATGTTATTTATATAGATAGTCCAACATTAACATTAGAATATTACTTTTTAGATGCGTTTTCATTCGTTTCTGAATATTCATACTTTCACAATAGAAACAAAACGAAAACTATTGATAGCGAATATGACTTCTTAACAGCAAGTTTAATGTATCAAAAGAAAGGTAGTAAATGGGAATGGAAACTTTCAGGAACCAACTTGTTAGATACAAAATCGCTTGACACAAATAGTTTTAGTCAGTTAGGTGGAACAAGTAGTTTTTCAAGTTACAGAGTACAACCTCGATTTGTTATTTTGAGTTTGAAATATACACTATAG